A single Bacillota bacterium DNA region contains:
- a CDS encoding SHOCT domain-containing protein, producing MRRKVRVKPSKAASALGMIVGTVFVLIGLAVVIPNVGAFGVFWTLIAVAITGMNAFNYFSKEGIASMEMDIDSSEVSMSSSDDFAARLRKLTQLRDDGLITEDEFQQKRREILGEKW from the coding sequence ATGAGGCGTAAGGTACGGGTTAAGCCCAGCAAAGCGGCTTCTGCGCTAGGCATGATCGTAGGCACTGTATTTGTGCTCATCGGTTTAGCGGTTGTAATCCCTAATGTTGGGGCCTTTGGCGTGTTCTGGACTCTAATAGCGGTGGCCATTACCGGCATGAATGCGTTTAACTATTTCTCGAAGGAAGGCATCGCCTCCATGGAAATGGACATAGACAGCAGCGAAGTCAGCATGTCCTCTTCTGACGACTTCGCTGCCCGACTGCGTAAGCTAACCCAGCTTAGAGACGACGGCCTTATCACCGAGGATGAGTTTCAGCAAAAACGTCGCGAGATCTTAGGGGAAAAGTGGTAA
- a CDS encoding nucleoside deaminase codes for MERALELAREAAAWGEVPVGAVVVHRDTIVAEAFNCRESWRDPTAHAELIALRAAAKNLNRWRLSGTTLYVTLEPCAMCAGAMVLARIDRLVYGTEDPKSGAVRSLYRLADDDRLNHRLQITAGVLGVESAALLKEFFQERRTGSDE; via the coding sequence ATGGAGCGGGCGCTGGAGCTCGCCCGGGAAGCCGCCGCTTGGGGAGAAGTCCCGGTGGGGGCTGTTGTTGTGCACCGCGACACCATCGTCGCCGAGGCGTTTAACTGCCGCGAAAGCTGGCGCGATCCCACCGCCCATGCCGAGCTTATCGCCCTTCGCGCTGCTGCCAAAAACCTAAACCGCTGGCGCCTATCCGGGACCACGTTGTATGTTACCTTAGAGCCGTGCGCTATGTGTGCCGGGGCCATGGTGCTGGCCCGGATCGACCGCCTGGTGTACGGAACCGAAGATCCCAAAAGCGGTGCTGTTCGCTCTTTATACCGGCTGGCCGATGACGACCGGCTCAATCACCGTTTACAGATCACAGCCGGGGTATTGGGTGTGGAATCCGCGGCGCTGCTGAAAGAATTTTTCCAGGAGCGGCGCACCGGAAGTGATGAATAG